A genomic stretch from Rubripirellula reticaptiva includes:
- the gap gene encoding type I glyceraldehyde-3-phosphate dehydrogenase: protein MIKVGINGFGRIGRMVFRASVNRDDIDVVAINDLLDVDYLVYMLKYDSVHGPFEGEVSHKDGHLIVNGKTIRVTAETDPTKLAWGAVGADIVVESTGIFLTGDTAQGHIDAGAKKVVMSAPSKDDTPMFVMGVNCDTYAGQAIVSNASCTTNCLAPLAKVLNDNFGIKRGLMTTVHAATATQKTVDGPSKKDWRGGRGILENIIPSSTGAAKAVGKVIPELNGKLTGMAFRVPTSDVSVVDLTVELEKEASYADICAAMKKASEGPLKGIMGYTEDLVVSTDFRSDARTSIFDANAGIQLDSTFVKVVSWYDNEWGYSNKVLDLVAKIA, encoded by the coding sequence ATGATTAAGGTCGGCATCAACGGATTTGGTCGCATTGGACGCATGGTATTTCGCGCGTCGGTCAACCGTGACGACATCGACGTAGTGGCAATCAATGACTTGCTGGACGTCGATTACTTGGTTTACATGCTCAAGTATGACTCGGTGCACGGCCCCTTCGAAGGCGAAGTTTCGCATAAAGACGGCCATTTGATCGTCAACGGCAAAACGATCCGCGTGACGGCTGAAACCGATCCAACCAAGTTGGCTTGGGGAGCAGTCGGTGCAGACATCGTTGTCGAATCGACCGGCATCTTCTTGACTGGCGACACGGCCCAAGGCCACATCGACGCGGGTGCCAAAAAGGTTGTCATGTCGGCACCATCGAAGGACGACACTCCGATGTTCGTCATGGGCGTCAACTGCGACACCTACGCTGGCCAAGCAATCGTCAGCAACGCATCGTGCACCACGAACTGCTTGGCACCTTTGGCCAAAGTTCTGAACGATAACTTTGGCATCAAGCGTGGTTTGATGACAACCGTTCACGCAGCGACTGCAACGCAAAAGACCGTTGACGGACCATCGAAGAAAGACTGGCGTGGCGGACGCGGTATTCTGGAAAACATCATTCCATCAAGCACTGGTGCAGCGAAGGCTGTCGGTAAGGTCATTCCCGAGCTCAACGGCAAGTTGACCGGCATGGCATTCCGCGTTCCAACCTCGGACGTATCGGTCGTCGACTTGACCGTCGAGCTGGAAAAAGAAGCATCGTACGCAGACATCTGTGCAGCGATGAAGAAGGCTTCGGAAGGCCCACTCAAGGGCATCATGGGCTACACCGAAGACTTGGTCGTTTCGACTGACTTCCGCAGCGACGCTCGCACTTCGATCTTCGATGCCAACGCTGGCATCCAATTGGATTCGACCTTCGTTAAGGTCGTGTCGTGGTACGACAACGAATGGGGTTACAGCAACAAGGTCTTGGACTTGGTTGCTAAGATTGCCTAG
- a CDS encoding polysaccharide lyase 6 family protein, producing the protein MNRKLAVVGIGLAILILISPRTVMAKDYQVANADALASATKELEPGDTVVLADGVWKDADLLMMGQGTIDAPILFRTASPGGVTLSGNTRIRIAGDHVTVDGFCFRDAWHKSALVEFRKDSKHLARSCRLTNIDIDDCNPPDLKTENKFVSIYGKNHTVDHCYLAGKRNPGATMVVWLSDDSGGHTIEQNHFGPRPVLGRNGGETIRVGDSQTAYLSANVTVQANRFERCDGEAETISNKSCDNVYRGNLFVQCSGTLTLRHGRRCLVDGNVFLGNKARGSGGVRIIGIDHCVTNNYFEALEGDHFRSALAITNGIPASPANGYEPVSGAKVVGNTFIECKRSILIGADIEHDSQVAPQNCSFTNNLIVSRRGPMIDLQNPGDRHRWIDNRCFGKGNRLGEGQDPADPDSIVTRLDQPPAIDTSLRDQVTQVVTGPSWRQPPKSPRKAASGI; encoded by the coding sequence ATGAATAGAAAGCTTGCGGTCGTGGGCATCGGCCTTGCGATCCTTATTTTGATTTCGCCGCGGACCGTCATGGCGAAGGATTACCAAGTCGCAAACGCCGATGCTTTGGCGTCGGCGACGAAGGAGCTTGAACCGGGCGACACGGTCGTGCTTGCCGACGGGGTCTGGAAAGATGCCGATTTGTTGATGATGGGCCAGGGCACCATCGATGCGCCAATCTTGTTCCGCACCGCCTCGCCCGGCGGCGTGACACTATCGGGGAACACGCGAATTCGAATCGCTGGCGATCACGTTACCGTTGACGGTTTCTGCTTTCGCGACGCGTGGCACAAATCGGCACTGGTCGAATTTCGCAAGGACAGCAAGCACCTGGCTCGATCGTGCAGGCTGACCAACATCGATATCGATGATTGCAACCCACCCGATTTAAAGACTGAAAATAAGTTCGTATCGATCTACGGAAAAAACCATACGGTCGACCACTGCTATTTGGCCGGCAAGCGAAATCCCGGCGCAACGATGGTGGTTTGGTTGAGCGACGACAGCGGTGGCCACACGATCGAGCAAAACCATTTCGGACCTCGCCCGGTGTTGGGGCGAAACGGCGGCGAAACGATTCGCGTTGGCGACAGCCAGACAGCCTACCTATCGGCCAATGTCACGGTCCAAGCCAATCGGTTCGAACGCTGTGACGGTGAGGCCGAAACGATTTCAAACAAGTCATGTGACAATGTCTACCGCGGAAATCTTTTCGTCCAGTGCAGCGGAACACTAACCCTGCGTCACGGGCGCCGATGCCTAGTCGATGGCAACGTGTTTTTGGGGAACAAAGCTCGCGGTAGCGGCGGCGTTCGCATCATCGGAATCGACCACTGCGTCACCAACAATTACTTCGAGGCACTCGAAGGCGACCACTTTCGCAGCGCTCTTGCAATCACCAACGGCATCCCCGCTTCGCCCGCCAACGGTTATGAACCGGTTTCAGGTGCCAAAGTCGTTGGCAACACGTTTATCGAATGCAAACGGTCCATTTTGATTGGCGCCGATATCGAACACGACTCGCAAGTCGCCCCACAAAACTGTTCGTTCACCAACAACCTGATCGTATCACGCCGCGGTCCGATGATCGATTTGCAGAATCCCGGTGACAGGCACCGCTGGATCGACAATCGTTGTTTCGGAAAGGGGAACCGGTTAGGCGAAGGCCAAGATCCAGCCGACCCCGATTCGATCGTGACTCGGTTGGACCAACCGCCTGCGATTGACACGTCGCTGCGTGATCAAGTGACCCAGGTCGTTACCGGACCGTCGTGGCGACAACCGCCGAAGTCGCCCCGTAAAGCCGCAAGCGGAATTTGA
- the gyrA gene encoding DNA gyrase subunit A, whose protein sequence is MDETGENGEPAQNGEPGQTGKGDTSDAGDFTPPVKAGGNDMIYTGTGAGAFRMIDQPIEDELRDSYLVYAMSVIVSRALPDVRDGLKPSQRRILVAMNDLNLTPGAKRVKCAKISGDTSGNYHPHGESVIYPTLVRMAQEWNMRRLLIDKQGNFGSIAGLPPAAMRYTEARLSPVAAAMLEDIKLDTVDYTPTYDEVRTEPTVLPSKFPNLLINGSGGIAVGMATSIPPHNPTEVCDAVIALVENPDLTVEDLFEIVPGPDFPTGGVICGRAGIRRGYKTGRSTILVRGKCEIEEKKGSRSRILIREIPYQQSRDGVVKKIAELVNGDRIKGISGIRDESDLKEPVRIVIELKRDADPEVVLNQLYQFSPLQSTISMIFLALVDGKPRELTLKEMLMEFIRHRVTVIRRRTQFLLARARRRKHTVEGLLLALANIDEIIKAIRESRTQPEAKQRLMGIQCPASMMERALGDIGFKQFQSERGVADSYPLTSVQTDEILRMRLSQLVGLEQEKLTDEHAALLAEIIDYLDILANQSRIYGIIKEDLEDMKRRFGDARRTRISMEELGNIDLEDLITEETMVVSISHQGYIKRTPSSVYNTQRRGGKGLKGAKSDDEDPIEHLFVASTHAYLLFLTTAGKVRWQKVYDLPQLARDAKGRAIVNLLNLEKDEKIAECLAVRDFDQEGYYVAMATRKGLVKKTPLEQYSRPKKGGIIALKLRDDDELVDAAVVGPGDEVILVTAGGMAIRFRESDSRPMGRNTSGVKGIGLVGDDEVVGMVVADPNATLLTVCENGYGKRTPFGPNALGEDEEASEEETSSSARYRTQKRGGKGLRDIRTSERNGKVIGIARVNNDDEIFMMTSKGKIQRIEASDISVIGRNTQGVRIMNVDDGDSVIAVVRVPAEEESEETEQIVTAPSTPTTQSVGSDEEANNEIDSDVEIDDADGNADADDASDDE, encoded by the coding sequence ATGGACGAAACCGGCGAGAACGGTGAGCCCGCCCAAAACGGTGAGCCTGGCCAGACTGGCAAAGGCGACACGAGTGACGCCGGTGACTTTACGCCACCCGTCAAGGCTGGCGGCAATGACATGATTTATACCGGCACCGGTGCCGGCGCGTTCCGGATGATCGACCAACCGATCGAGGACGAGCTTCGCGACAGCTATCTGGTGTACGCGATGAGCGTCATCGTCAGCCGAGCCTTGCCAGACGTCCGCGACGGACTGAAACCGTCCCAGCGACGGATTCTAGTGGCGATGAACGATTTGAACCTGACGCCCGGTGCAAAGCGGGTCAAGTGTGCCAAGATTTCGGGTGACACGTCGGGGAACTATCACCCGCACGGTGAATCGGTCATCTATCCGACACTGGTTCGGATGGCTCAAGAATGGAACATGCGTCGACTGCTGATCGACAAGCAGGGTAACTTCGGTTCGATCGCAGGTTTGCCGCCCGCTGCGATGCGGTATACCGAAGCCCGTTTGTCGCCCGTCGCTGCGGCGATGCTGGAAGACATCAAGCTGGACACGGTCGACTACACCCCGACCTATGACGAAGTCCGCACCGAGCCGACGGTACTACCCAGCAAATTCCCAAACCTGTTGATCAACGGCAGCGGTGGTATCGCGGTCGGCATGGCGACCAGCATTCCGCCGCACAACCCGACCGAAGTCTGCGACGCGGTGATCGCGTTGGTCGAAAACCCCGATCTGACGGTCGAAGACCTATTCGAAATCGTCCCCGGCCCAGACTTCCCGACCGGTGGTGTGATCTGTGGCCGCGCGGGAATTCGTCGCGGTTACAAAACCGGTCGCAGCACGATCCTGGTCCGCGGCAAGTGCGAGATCGAAGAGAAGAAGGGTTCGCGTTCCCGAATTTTGATCCGCGAAATCCCGTACCAGCAGTCGCGTGACGGAGTCGTCAAGAAAATCGCCGAACTGGTCAACGGCGACCGCATCAAGGGCATCTCGGGCATCCGCGACGAGAGCGATTTGAAGGAACCGGTTCGGATCGTCATCGAACTGAAACGGGATGCTGATCCCGAAGTGGTACTGAACCAGCTGTATCAGTTCTCGCCGCTGCAATCGACGATCTCGATGATCTTTTTGGCGCTCGTCGACGGCAAGCCTCGCGAGTTGACGCTGAAAGAAATGCTGATGGAGTTCATCCGTCACCGCGTCACGGTCATCCGTCGCCGGACCCAGTTTTTGCTGGCCCGCGCCCGCCGTCGCAAACACACCGTCGAAGGCTTGCTGTTAGCGCTAGCGAACATCGACGAAATCATCAAAGCGATCCGCGAAAGCCGAACTCAACCCGAAGCCAAACAACGATTGATGGGCATCCAGTGCCCTGCATCGATGATGGAACGGGCACTCGGCGATATTGGTTTCAAGCAATTCCAATCCGAACGAGGCGTGGCCGATTCGTACCCGCTGACAAGCGTCCAAACGGACGAAATTTTGCGGATGCGACTGAGTCAGTTGGTCGGACTGGAACAAGAGAAACTGACCGACGAGCACGCTGCGTTGCTGGCCGAAATCATCGATTACTTGGATATCCTGGCCAATCAATCGCGAATCTACGGCATCATCAAGGAAGATCTCGAAGACATGAAGCGTCGCTTCGGTGACGCTCGCCGTACTCGGATCTCGATGGAAGAGCTCGGCAATATCGACTTGGAGGACTTGATCACCGAAGAGACCATGGTCGTTTCGATCAGTCACCAAGGTTACATCAAGCGAACGCCATCAAGCGTCTACAACACCCAGCGCCGCGGCGGCAAGGGACTCAAGGGCGCCAAGAGTGATGATGAGGATCCGATCGAACACCTGTTCGTCGCCAGCACGCACGCGTACCTGTTGTTCCTGACGACGGCGGGTAAGGTGCGTTGGCAGAAGGTTTACGACCTGCCGCAGTTGGCGCGCGATGCAAAGGGCCGCGCGATCGTGAACTTGCTGAACCTCGAAAAAGACGAAAAGATTGCCGAGTGCTTGGCGGTTCGCGACTTTGACCAAGAAGGCTACTACGTCGCAATGGCGACTCGAAAGGGCTTGGTCAAGAAGACGCCGCTGGAACAATACAGCCGGCCGAAAAAGGGCGGCATCATCGCGTTGAAACTGCGCGATGATGACGAATTGGTCGACGCGGCCGTGGTTGGACCTGGAGACGAAGTCATCCTGGTCACCGCTGGCGGCATGGCGATCCGGTTCCGCGAGTCGGATTCGCGACCAATGGGGCGCAACACATCCGGCGTTAAGGGCATCGGCCTCGTCGGCGATGATGAAGTCGTCGGCATGGTGGTCGCCGACCCCAACGCAACGCTGCTGACGGTCTGCGAAAACGGCTACGGCAAACGAACTCCCTTCGGTCCCAACGCGCTTGGTGAAGACGAAGAAGCCAGCGAAGAGGAAACCAGTTCGAGCGCTCGCTACCGAACGCAAAAACGAGGCGGTAAGGGGCTTCGCGACATCCGCACCAGCGAGCGGAACGGAAAGGTGATCGGAATCGCGCGAGTCAACAATGACGACGAGATTTTCATGATGACGTCGAAGGGCAAGATCCAACGGATTGAAGCCTCGGACATCAGCGTCATTGGCCGTAACACGCAAGGCGTTCGCATCATGAACGTTGACGACGGCGACAGCGTGATCGCAGTGGTTCGCGTTCCCGCTGAAGAAGAATCGGAAGAAACCGAACAGATCGTCACCGCGCCCTCAACGCCGACCACACAGTCGGTTGGCAGCGACGAGGAAGCCAACAACGAAATCGATTCAGATGTAGAAATAGACGACGCCGACGGAAACGCGGACGCCGATGACGCATCGGACGATGAATAG
- a CDS encoding MOSC domain-containing protein, with amino-acid sequence MIVIESIQCGRVVTEGDPLTEDPTRREWTTAFYKNPINGPVEMAPMGLVGDSVANTKNHGGRDKAVLCYAASHYEKWAAEFPELGMSAGGMAENLTIAGIDETTVCIGDRYTIGNCVIEVSQPRQPCWKINRRWGNNTVLKRVTQTGRTGWYVRVIQGGTISAGDEVSLTAQPHPNWTVARAGEIMVDKTPGTDSIEALKNLPELSPEWKKDLP; translated from the coding sequence ATGATCGTGATCGAAAGTATCCAGTGCGGCCGAGTCGTCACCGAAGGCGACCCGCTGACCGAAGACCCGACGCGCCGAGAATGGACTACCGCGTTTTACAAGAATCCGATCAACGGTCCGGTCGAAATGGCCCCGATGGGATTGGTCGGTGATTCGGTCGCCAACACCAAAAATCATGGCGGTCGCGATAAAGCGGTGCTTTGTTATGCGGCCAGCCACTACGAAAAGTGGGCTGCAGAGTTTCCCGAATTAGGGATGTCGGCGGGCGGTATGGCCGAGAATCTTACGATCGCCGGTATCGACGAAACAACCGTTTGCATCGGAGACCGCTACACGATCGGCAATTGCGTGATCGAAGTCAGCCAACCACGACAACCGTGCTGGAAGATCAATCGTCGCTGGGGCAACAACACCGTTTTGAAACGAGTCACGCAAACCGGTCGAACGGGATGGTACGTGCGAGTTATCCAAGGCGGCACGATCTCGGCCGGCGACGAGGTTTCCTTAACCGCTCAGCCACATCCAAATTGGACGGTCGCACGCGCGGGCGAAATCATGGTCGATAAAACGCCAGGCACCGATTCCATCGAAGCGCTCAAGAATCTACCCGAGCTGTCGCCGGAATGGAAAAAGGATCTTCCCTAG
- a CDS encoding DUF1501 domain-containing protein → MESHNPNIGRRDFVRCGGAGLSGLALARLLGLETSEAATNDNPHAVRPPHFAPRAKNIIYLHMVGAPSQLDLFDHKPLLSKWDGKPCPPEVTAGRDFAFLGKTSTLAASQWKFRRHGESGQSISELLPHLHTVADDIAIVRSMHTEEINHAPAQMFLHSGFGRGGRPSLGSWVTYGLGSENEDLPSYVVLLSGPPGGAGTSLWSTGFLPSVYQGIQFRSAGDPVLFLSSPDGHTPDDRRDVLDTLGRMNAMHEDETGDPEIQTRIAQYEMAFRMQTSVPDLMDISGESAATLDAYGATPGKASFANNCLLARRLVQRGVRMIELYDSDWDHHNNLKTRLPQKCGDVDQAMAALVTDLKQYGLLDETLIVWGSEFGRTPLGQSKDGTGKTAPGRDHHKDAFTIWMTGGGVRGGVSHGETDDFGMDIVKDGVHVHDLNATILHQLGLDHEKLTYRYQGREFRLTDVEGKIIQEILM, encoded by the coding sequence ATGGAATCACATAATCCAAACATCGGTCGTCGTGACTTCGTTCGATGTGGTGGTGCGGGCTTAAGCGGTCTCGCGCTGGCACGGTTGTTGGGTTTGGAAACCAGCGAAGCGGCGACCAATGACAACCCACACGCGGTGCGACCGCCCCACTTTGCACCGCGAGCCAAGAACATTATCTATTTGCACATGGTCGGCGCGCCTTCGCAGTTGGATTTGTTTGACCACAAACCGTTGTTGTCGAAATGGGATGGTAAACCATGTCCGCCAGAGGTGACGGCCGGGCGTGATTTCGCGTTTCTCGGCAAGACGTCGACGTTGGCGGCGTCGCAGTGGAAGTTCCGTCGTCACGGCGAATCGGGGCAATCGATTTCAGAACTGTTGCCGCACTTGCACACTGTCGCCGATGACATCGCGATCGTCCGTTCGATGCACACCGAAGAAATCAATCACGCACCGGCGCAGATGTTTTTGCACAGTGGTTTCGGACGCGGCGGACGGCCTAGCTTGGGGTCATGGGTGACGTATGGTCTGGGCAGCGAGAACGAAGACTTGCCGTCCTACGTCGTGCTGTTAAGCGGTCCGCCCGGGGGTGCGGGGACGAGTCTTTGGTCGACCGGATTTCTGCCCAGTGTCTATCAAGGCATCCAGTTTCGATCGGCCGGCGACCCCGTGCTGTTCCTTTCCAGTCCCGACGGACACACGCCCGACGATCGGCGTGACGTGCTCGACACGCTTGGACGAATGAACGCGATGCACGAAGACGAAACGGGTGATCCCGAAATTCAAACGCGGATCGCCCAGTACGAGATGGCGTTTCGGATGCAAACATCCGTCCCGGATTTGATGGACATCTCCGGCGAGAGTGCTGCCACGTTGGATGCCTACGGTGCGACACCGGGCAAAGCTTCCTTCGCCAACAATTGCTTGTTGGCCCGGCGGTTGGTCCAGCGCGGCGTACGGATGATCGAACTATACGATTCGGATTGGGATCACCACAACAATTTGAAAACACGATTGCCGCAGAAATGCGGCGACGTCGATCAAGCGATGGCGGCGTTGGTCACGGACCTAAAACAATACGGACTGCTCGACGAAACGTTAATTGTTTGGGGATCCGAGTTCGGGCGAACGCCCCTCGGCCAGAGCAAAGACGGCACCGGCAAGACCGCTCCTGGCCGTGACCATCACAAAGACGCATTCACGATCTGGATGACCGGAGGTGGTGTTCGCGGCGGCGTCAGTCACGGTGAGACCGACGACTTTGGCATGGACATTGTCAAAGACGGCGTCCATGTGCATGACTTGAATGCAACGATTTTGCATCAATTGGGCTTGGACCACGAAAAACTGACGTACCGGTATCAAGGCCGCGAGTTTCGTTTGACAGACGTTGAGGGCAAGATCATCCAAGAAATCTTGATGTAG
- a CDS encoding PSD1 and planctomycete cytochrome C domain-containing protein, which translates to MQDRYPSSSPKMLVRIAITMMFIADSASVSLAAESFDFVADIYSVLHRSCFECHGEERQDAGLRLDQESSLMESGVLEADDPNNSELVRRIELPRNHDEVMPMIGDPLSKSEVRAIRKWIAAGAAWPDGFQPPPHWSYVAPTRPALPTVSDHHWPRTPVDHFVLARLDDRGRMPSEPANPAVLLRRVHLDLIGLPPSLDEVRAFEADPSNEHFSRVVDQLLTRTQFGEHWARPWLDLARYADSHGFQRDDLRDLWPYRDWVIRAINDDMPFDQFTIEQLAGDLLPDATESQKVATGFHRCSPTNVEAGALPEETRIEQVLDRVNTTATVWLGSTLECAQCHDHKFDPFTIKNYYQFAAFFNQTEIEADRSDPKTISSIRFLGPSMPIANTARDQKRRELELVKKPLVSERKALRSEYEVDLDDWAKRLANDFQQSPHLHVMKVTGFESEGTTDSHQVRDDGAVLLVGDDPPSSDRYVVSAKIDATDIRAIRLDVLTDPSLPGTGPGRGDPVRNNFVLNEFSASLVRSDGTKTPLSFVGARADHSQGSYDVGKAIDGIKKTGWAISPQFSRPHWALFTLEEPLNESGPIEIEFVLDQRFGNARTIGCLQLSAVSGNPDHDTVPDAIISLLNKPSPEWSVKNRNALIDFRSQSDVAMLQLDKKIAAIDRSLSKVAPDTTQVMSELDQPRPSYVFLRGDYRSPGESVQPDTPAFLHSIEESSASGGNRLALAKWLVDPSNPLVARVTVNRIWAELFGEGIVRTREDFGIKGDRPSHPKLLDWLAVEFVQHGWSMKQLIKTIVMSKTYQQTSATSPESLEWDDQNRWLARGPRVRLDAETIRDNALAISGLISLDSFGPPIRPYQPDGLWTKVGGVKYDYVVSPGNQKHRRGVYVVIKRGAPYPSFTNFDAGSRFACTVRRSRSNTPLQALTLLNDPVYVEAAKAIALRAATSAKRQSVESTIYEELRRCVAREPGADEVQALTSLWTDQSSDLEKHPDRAKQLAAGIRLDGLSEIEFASWFGVANVMLNLHETITKE; encoded by the coding sequence ATGCAGGATCGCTACCCAAGTTCATCCCCGAAGATGCTCGTACGCATTGCGATCACGATGATGTTCATCGCCGATTCGGCATCGGTCTCGTTGGCCGCCGAGTCGTTCGATTTCGTCGCGGATATCTATTCCGTTCTTCATCGTTCCTGTTTCGAATGTCACGGTGAAGAACGCCAAGATGCCGGATTGCGATTGGATCAAGAATCAAGCTTGATGGAATCGGGAGTCCTGGAGGCGGACGATCCCAACAATAGCGAGCTCGTTCGGCGGATCGAGTTACCGCGAAACCATGACGAAGTCATGCCGATGATCGGCGATCCGCTTTCGAAATCGGAAGTTCGTGCAATTCGCAAGTGGATCGCAGCTGGCGCGGCATGGCCCGATGGTTTCCAACCGCCGCCGCATTGGTCCTACGTCGCGCCGACGCGGCCGGCGCTGCCCACCGTTTCGGATCATCATTGGCCCCGAACGCCCGTCGACCATTTCGTGCTCGCTCGATTGGACGATCGAGGTCGAATGCCCTCGGAACCCGCCAATCCCGCGGTGCTGCTTCGTCGCGTTCACTTGGACCTGATCGGACTCCCGCCGTCGCTTGATGAAGTGCGCGCATTCGAAGCGGATCCGTCGAACGAACACTTCAGCCGGGTGGTCGATCAACTGCTGACGCGAACACAGTTCGGCGAGCATTGGGCGAGGCCTTGGTTGGACCTTGCCCGGTATGCCGATTCGCACGGTTTCCAACGCGATGACCTTCGCGACTTGTGGCCTTATCGCGACTGGGTCATTCGTGCAATCAACGATGACATGCCGTTCGACCAATTCACCATCGAGCAACTTGCTGGCGATTTGTTGCCCGATGCGACGGAGTCTCAGAAAGTGGCGACCGGATTCCATCGCTGCTCACCGACGAACGTCGAAGCAGGTGCATTGCCCGAAGAAACTCGCATCGAACAAGTTCTCGATCGTGTCAACACAACAGCCACCGTTTGGTTGGGATCAACGCTCGAGTGCGCCCAATGCCATGACCACAAGTTCGATCCGTTCACGATCAAGAACTATTACCAGTTTGCCGCGTTCTTCAACCAAACCGAAATCGAAGCCGATCGATCCGATCCGAAAACCATTTCCTCGATCCGATTTCTCGGCCCGTCCATGCCGATCGCCAACACGGCGCGTGATCAAAAACGCCGCGAACTGGAACTTGTGAAGAAACCACTCGTCAGTGAACGCAAAGCATTGCGATCCGAGTACGAAGTTGACTTGGACGATTGGGCGAAACGACTCGCAAACGATTTTCAACAGTCACCCCATTTACACGTGATGAAAGTCACGGGGTTTGAATCCGAAGGGACGACCGATTCGCATCAGGTTCGCGACGACGGCGCCGTATTGTTGGTTGGTGATGATCCGCCATCGTCGGACCGGTACGTGGTATCGGCAAAAATCGATGCGACTGACATCCGCGCCATTCGCTTGGACGTGTTGACGGATCCGTCGCTGCCCGGGACTGGCCCCGGGCGCGGCGACCCAGTCCGAAACAACTTTGTGTTGAACGAGTTTTCAGCATCCTTGGTTCGCAGCGACGGAACCAAAACTCCGCTTTCTTTCGTCGGCGCACGTGCCGATCATTCGCAGGGTTCGTACGACGTGGGCAAAGCGATCGACGGCATCAAAAAGACAGGATGGGCCATCTCGCCCCAGTTTTCGCGGCCACACTGGGCACTGTTCACGCTCGAGGAACCCTTGAACGAGAGTGGCCCCATCGAGATCGAGTTTGTTTTAGATCAGCGGTTTGGCAACGCGAGGACGATCGGTTGTTTGCAACTGTCAGCCGTCTCGGGCAATCCGGACCACGACACGGTTCCCGATGCGATCATTTCGTTGCTGAACAAACCCAGCCCAGAATGGTCGGTTAAGAATCGTAACGCGTTGATCGATTTTCGATCGCAGTCTGATGTTGCGATGCTACAGTTGGACAAAAAGATCGCGGCAATCGACCGGTCCTTGTCAAAGGTTGCACCCGACACGACGCAAGTGATGTCGGAACTGGATCAACCGCGACCGTCTTACGTATTCCTGCGAGGCGACTATCGTTCGCCAGGCGAATCGGTCCAGCCGGATACGCCGGCGTTCTTGCATTCGATCGAAGAGTCGTCGGCGTCTGGCGGTAACCGGCTGGCCTTGGCAAAGTGGTTGGTCGATCCGTCGAACCCGTTGGTCGCGCGAGTGACGGTCAATCGAATTTGGGCCGAACTGTTCGGTGAGGGGATCGTGCGGACGCGCGAAGACTTTGGAATCAAAGGCGACCGACCATCGCATCCGAAGTTGTTGGACTGGTTAGCGGTCGAGTTTGTTCAGCACGGTTGGTCGATGAAGCAATTGATCAAGACGATCGTGATGTCCAAGACCTATCAACAAACGTCGGCAACCAGTCCCGAGTCATTGGAGTGGGACGACCAAAACCGATGGCTCGCGCGGGGGCCTCGAGTTCGATTGGACGCCGAAACGATCCGCGACAACGCGCTGGCGATTTCGGGATTGATTTCACTCGATTCCTTTGGCCCGCCCATTCGACCGTACCAACCCGATGGTCTGTGGACGAAGGTCGGCGGAGTAAAATACGACTACGTCGTCAGCCCGGGGAATCAGAAGCACCGTCGCGGCGTTTATGTGGTCATCAAACGAGGCGCACCGTATCCCAGCTTCACGAATTTTGACGCGGGGAGCCGGTTCGCGTGTACGGTACGGCGATCGCGAAGCAATACGCCGCTGCAGGCATTGACGTTGTTGAACGATCCGGTCTATGTCGAAGCGGCCAAGGCGATCGCGCTGCGAGCGGCCACCAGCGCAAAGCGACAGTCGGTCGAATCAACGATTTACGAGGAACTACGTCGATGCGTCGCGAGAGAACCTGGCGCCGACGAAGTACAGGCTTTGACGTCGCTATGGACGGACCAGTCCAGCGACTTGGAAAAGCATCCCGATCGAGCCAAACAATTGGCAGCGGGAATTCGGCTCGACGGCCTATCCGAAATCGAATTCGCATCTTGGTTCGGTGTCGCCAATGTGATGCTAAATCTTCACGAAACGATCACCAAGGAGTGA